The genomic region GTCTCACCTGAACCTTCTGTGATCTGACTTCCTACTATGCTGGGACTTCTCTCCTAAGGCACTGGACCTCCCAGCAGGCAAATCCCAGGGCCTCTCCTGCATGCTCGCTCCTGAGACTGAGCACTTTAATTGTGATAATGTAGATACATAATTTATGGCCACTATAGGAAAGTTTataggaaaaattataaaatattatcactGCGAGAAGCCCCACCGCCTCTTATTAACCTCTTGCTGGGCATTCTTCCTCAGTGTTGCctctataaatatacatacacaagctgtatatttttaaacaaaaatgggaTTGTGCTGTGTAaaccatttcttgatttttttttttttctcttaaaagtatgggaacttccctggtggtccagtggctaagactctgcattcccaatgcaggggcgggttggatccctggtcagggaactagatgccacatgctgcaattaaagatcctccatgctgcaatgaagaccaaaGATCCTGTGatttgcaactaagacctgatgcagctatagatagatagatagatatgccatatatatctatatgtatttatacacacacaacgTATGGCacaactgggacttccctggtggtgcagtggttaagattctgtgcttccactgcagggcagaTGGGTCTAATCCCTGGTCAGGTCAGATCCTGCATAACCTGTGCTGTGCGTGCATGCTTGTTTGTGTCCAacacttgcgaccccatggactgtagcccaccaggctcctctgtccatgggatttttcaggcaagaatattggagtgggttgccatttcctcctccaggggatcttcccaacccagggatggaaactgccaTTTCCCACgtgtcccgcactgcaggcggattctttaccactgaagcaccTGAGAAGTCCGCATAATGTATGCAGCACCCCTGCCAAAAAAAAGACACAACCATCTTTCCACGTCAGGGAGTATATTCCTGCATTATCACTGTCACTATTAATCACCCCCTCCTGGGCGAAACTTTCTGTATCCGTGAGATTTGAGGGTGTACCCATTTGAGGGTGTGTCTCTGAGACAAGTTTCAATCCCTCTGCCCACAATGGTGGCTACCACGCAGCTTTGCTCCCCTTATCTCTACTTTTGTCATTTCAACTTTGTTCCAACTTGGAATCAGCTAGACGTTTCTATTTCAGTGTTTTActcttcattgaaaaaaaaaaaggctaaattcACTTTCTCCCCCGAAACCAGCATTCCTCTCCAACTGACGTGTTTACTTGTGATACTGTCCATTTCCAGGGCCAACTATATCCTGCCCTGCTGCCCTCGTATGTAATTACTTTCCAGAggctgttcattttcttttaaaacacctCACATCTCCATTCCTCTCTGTTCCTGCTCCCACTGTGCCAGTCCTAATCCCTTGTCTCAAGCCTGAGTGTCCCTCAACAGCTTCTGGGGGGCCTCTCACTGTGCCCTCTGGCAAGGTGACCCAGTCTCAATCATCCAGGGGGGTTGTCTTCTCCTGCTCCAGAACCCACAACTGCTCTTTCCCAAAGCAACACTTCTGTAGGCTTGTGTCCacctatagggcttccctggtggctcagatggtaaagaatcagcctgcaatgcaggagacccaggtttgatccctgggtcaggaagatcccctggagaagggaatggctactaagtgcagtattcttgcctggagaattccatggacagaagagcctggcaggctacagactacagggtcgcaaagagtcagacacgactgagcaacaaacacaatACCACCTTAATACCACCTTGTAGCTGCTGAATCCCAAAACACTGCTCCAGTCAGGTCAGTCTTTCCACCTTCCCAGGGATGCGCAAGCTGTGTCcccaccgccccgccccccccaccgtTACATAGGATGCCTTTCCCGGTACCCACCCGAATCCTCTCTAACCCACTGAGATGCTCACATCTTAGCTCCTCGAGTTACTTCAGCCCACCCAGGTCTCCTCATGTCACTAAACTCCTACTGCCCTAACGGCACGAGCCACACAAAGTTCACCTCGTGGTGCCAACCCGGGTGAGACACGCAACAGTAGCACAAGCATTACAAACTGGTTGACTTCCTAGGGATTAGAAAGTggattctgggacttccctggtggtccagtgcccaagactccgtgctcccaatgcagggggcctgggtttgattcctggtcaaggaactagatcccacgtgcttcgattgaaagatcccacacgctgcaactaagacccagcgcagccgaataaataaatacagtattttttaagtAGTGGATTCTATGGAAATTAGAGGCGTGGAGATAGATCCAGGGGTCAGGGAATTAGGGAAAAGGGGGAGGCAGGATGCTCACCTGTGTGGGTTCCCCTCTGTCCATTTTGTCCCCTGTTCCCAGCTGCCCATATCTATTATTTCCCTGCATAAAGATTCGGCCAAATTCATCCACCAGGCCAAGGTGATTGTAGCCAAGAGCACAGAATAGGATCtatgaagtaaggcagaaaggcAAAGTGAGTGTTCAGTTGTCTTTGGAGGAACTCTGAGCTCCAGAGTCTCCCCACTGCTGACCTGCCCTCCCCAGCTGATCGCTTCCAGTTGCGCCTTCCATGCCACCCCTCTCACAGGTCCCCTTTCCATCCCTGATCAATCATTTGATTCCTGCTCATAGTTCAGACCTTCAGTACCTTGCAGTCCCCTAAGCGCCCCCGCCCCTGGTCTGCCCTGCCCGCCCCTGCCCTCCCGAGGATCCTACCTTGGCAGGCAGTGAGAGTGCAAGCGGCATCTGCTGGTCCAGGGGGTCAAACGCTTGAAGGGTCCCAAAGAGATCACGATACACCCCTGGGGTATGCACCTCAAAATACACTCCCCCCTGGTCTGGGGGGTCGGGAGCCCTCAGCTCAGCGGCTTTGGGCACCCATGTCCTAGGGATCGGGCCCTACCTGTGATGAAAGGTGCAAGTTCTGGGGAGTCTCACACCCATTAGAAATGCACCAGCTATGATGTCTGGGAACTTAAACACCTGTTTTGACTAGGATGCCCTATGGATCCCCTGCCGAGCTGGAATAAGGATAAGGGAGGGCTCTGTATCTGGAAGGTCTGTCCAAGGTTGGGGTCTGGAGAAGCAGGAAGATAGTTGTCTTTCTTACCTGTGATGTAGAGAGTACTGCTCTGGTTGGAAGCCATGCAGGCCACACGCAGGTGAGGAAGGCAACGGGACACCTTTCTCAGGGCCAGCTGAACCGTGTAGGAGCGTGGTTGATCCAGCTGGGTCTCATTCACGACCAAAGAGTAGATCTTTCCTTCTTCTGGGGGAGGGGACAAGGAGGCAGACAACTGTGTGGGGGAAGGGACCCTCCAATAGCCACAttgacttctttttaaataaaaatgttatttatttgttgatgCCGTGCTGTGCGGCATGCCGGatggttcctggaccagggatggaacctgggctcgCCACACCCAAAGtgccgaatcctaaccactaggccaccagggaactccattGACTTCTCAAGAGACTCCCTAAGCCCTAACAAGACAAAACATTTACTGCCCTAGAGTGGGCTGGAGGGAAAAGTGTAGAGAAGAAGCAAGGAGCGGTGATGGGGGGTGACTTCAAGTTCCCCGGCCTCCAGCTCTCACCACTGAAAATCAACCAGGGGAGTTCTTCAGTGTGAGGGACAAGTGGAGAGAAAACCTAGCAGGTGGATTTGGTGGAATctaatttgattcctggttgggaagaatGATGTCTGGGGATTCAGGGCTCTGCCTAGCATTAAGAAGTCCagaagggcagaggggaggggggagtgttccctggtggttaggactctgtgattccatggcaGGGTACCCGGGTTCAACTTCACAAGCtgtgaggcatggccaaaaaaaaaaagaagtccagaaGGTCTCAGGTCTGGGGGCTCGGGAGTGTGGTCAAATCTGGGGAACACTGAGAAAAAGACGGGGGTAGTTCAGGTATAAAGTACAGTGCCTGGTGGAGGTTGGGAtgcttagaattttaaaaatcagtgcagggacttccctggtggttcagtggttaaggttccaccttccaatgcaagcggtgtgggttcaatcccgagTTGGGGTTACTACGATCCCACAAGCAtgggatgtggccaaaaaaataaagtagtggagttccctagtggtccagtggtcaggacccGGCATTTTCACTGCCTTGGCCCCACGTTcattctctggttggggaactaagatcccacatgccatcagtaaggaagtgttagttgctcagttgagcctgactctttgcgaccccatggactgcagtccaccaggctcctctatccatgagattttccaggcaaggatactgcagtgggttgccatttccttctccaaaggatcttcccaatccagggatcgaacctgggtcttctgcactgcaggcatattctttaccgactgagctcaagggaagccccccacatgccatgcagaccagcaaaaaaataaaaataaatcaggtgTTCACTAGAACAGTGGTTTCCAAACCATTTTTTGCAGCAGGGCCCTTTATTCCTATGACATGTTACCTAGAATCCTAGACTAGCAGAGAGATCAAAGCAGATACTTGGTTCGACACCAGGACGAGGtgcccctctccccccaccttcTGCTATGGGTCCTGAAGACTCTGTAGGAAAATAATATGTAAACAAGTTGCTTTAAGCCTCACCTGTGAGGAGCAGCAAGGCCCGCTGCGTCTCCTGACCAACCAGCACAATCTGCTTGAAGCTCATGGAGTGGTGGAAGGTCATCTTGAAGACCCGCTGCCCGCTGGACTGCAGGTACACCTCGACACAGTCGCAGGCCCGGCTGCTGGTCGTGCCCACCACTCCCGGCTGCTCCCGAGTGGCCAACACGTAGAGGTATTTGCGGTAAACTGTGTCACATCTCGGGTCGGAGGCAAACTGTAGGAAAAGACAACAGTGGGACAAGAAGAAGGTGCCCGGGATCTAGAACCTTGCAGTGGGATGAGGCTGGGGCAGCTGGATCTGGGGGTAGGTGATGAGATACGTGGGTGCGGGGCTGGGAAATGCGGACTTGGTTTCAGGTTCCTGGTATAGGAGGGCGCTGTCCTGAGGATGCCAGCTCGGGACTCGTGTGGCCCTGGGGTCCCAGAGGAAAGATGGGGTCTCGGCTGCCCGGGTCCTGTTACTCACGTCCTTGGCTCCACGACACAACACAATGTAGCGGCAGGCCCGCTTCCACTGGATCTGGCCAAGGGTGGAGGAGACCAGGGCATTTTTGAGGAAGAAGAGGGTCCCTGCGTAGTCAAGAATGAAGACGTGGTCCTTGGTGGGCAGGAAGCGGCGGTAGCCATGGGCTAGCTGGGGAGCTACACTCTTGCTGAGACAGCGGCGGCGGCCCCCAAATGCCTGGAAATACAGGCCCTTTGTGTCtggagaagacagagagagggaaattTAAAGGCTGAGGAAGGCACAAGGGAGATGAATCAGAGCTTGGGCAAACTAGGTTTCTCAATGGATGGGTGTTTagctcctccccatccccatgcCAGGGGAACGACCCCTTTCAAAGGGCCTGTGCAATGCTCAGAAGATACCTGAAATTACGCCCCATGTCTGAACTAAAATTCTCTGCCTGACCTCAGCCCAGGGCCATACACATGCTGCTAAGTGTATGGACTTCTTTGGTCCAAACTTGCATTGAAGTGGAGACATCAAAGGACTTAACAAGAATTcatagaaaagtagaaagaggagtgaaaaggaATGACTGGGAAAAGCTGGTAGCCCTCCCTTGTCCCTAGCTCTGGATGTGCTACCTGGATCTCCCTTCACTCTGGTGTGTGAGATGAAGTTATTGGATTGGAGGTTAGAGCATATTTCTCGACCTGGGGGTGATTTTTGTCCCTCAACAGACATTGGCTGTTACAGCTCAGGGAGGTGCTATTGGTATCTAGTGGGTGGAGATGAGGGAAATTGGTAAACATCCCACAAATGCAGAGGACAGCCCCCTCACCCGACTTCAAAGAATTATTTGTCCCCAAGTTTTATTAGGGATCAGGTTGAGAAATCCTGGTTTAGAGGAGGGAAAACTCCAGGTGTTGGGAGAGGAGGATGTCTGAAGGCGAAATGTGGAAGTGTTTGAATGTGGTGGGCAACTTGGCAGGGATGCTAGAAGGAGTGGGGGCTCTGGGTGACACTATCTGAGAGCAGCTCTAGAGACTTGGAGTAAGACCTTGCTGAAGTGTGTTTCAATCTAATAAGTTTCTTGCAGAGAAAGGGGTCCTGGAAGATGGCTGGGAATACTGAGGTCATCAGACCACTTTATGGAGCAGGAGGGACCCCAGGATAAGGtaggacagaggcagagagaactAGAGGTTTTGGGGGAAGGTGTACAGTTCAGAATGGCAGCTCTCTTCCAGGGTCGGACCCCAGAACCCTGCTCTCGAAGGCGAGGACTGAGCCGGTGACAGATGCGTCTCCACACGCTCTCGGCATCGCACACTTGGTGGAAGTAGTGGCAGGTCTGGCCGAGAGCGACCACATCTCTGACTGGGAGGAATGAGATGATGTGCTCCACctgcgggggttggggggcaggacGGGGAAAGCAGGGGTCAGGGGGCAACCCCCTCTCCAGCTCTCCTGCCCCCGGGTTCCTTTATTCTTAGcaccaacccccccacccccaaggacTCACCAGCTCTGGGGGGAACAACTGAACAGAAACAGGGTTTCCTCGTCCCTTCTTCTCTTCACCCCCAGGTTCTGAAGGGCCACATGAAGGGCAGCTCCGCTTTACCTGCCCAAGGAGAAGGGGGCACACATGAAGGTCatgcctctctttctcccttctcttacTTATTAACTGCTATTTGGGAGGGCCCATTGCTCTGACTCCCAGCTCTGTGCTGTCAGAGCCTGCCATCTTTTTCCTCTGGGTCCGTGGGTTACCCCTCCCTGTCTGCCTGGCTCCTTGTCCAACTCCTCCCCTGACCTCCGGCTGCCATCTTGCTGCCCCCCCTTTGCCTCGCCGCCCTCCCCCCTCACCCTGAGCCCCTCCTCCCGTCTGCACAGCCCGGTCAATTTTTGCAGCTTCCGGCTCCGGCTTCTCCTCACCATCCTGactgccccctccctgctcctgccctcaTCTCTCCGGGCCCCTCGGCCCCCCGTACTCAGCTCCCTGGCCCCCGTCCCTGCTGCCTTTCCCACACCATGTCCCCTGCCTGGGCTTGGGGGACTTTCTGGGGCCCCTcgccctgctaggctcctccccTATGGAGTCTGGGGCAGACAAACCTCTCTCTGTGACCTCACTACCCAGCCACTGTGACCTATTTTTCCCCAAGCTTGCCTGGGATTTTCTCTCAGCTCCTTGGTTCTAGCTCAGTTCTGGCCACCCAGGGGCTCATGGGATATGCATTGGACAGGAGAAGTATAGTGTGAGCTACTGGTAGATGAGGCCTTTCCTTTCAGGGTGTTTTTTTCACTTGATGCCCTTTTAGCAAGAGAAGCACTGGTGAATTCTTCATATCTTAGCAGTTAAGAGCCACCAGGGGATTTGTAGctcaagaatatatatatatatataaaagtataaactCAGTTCGACAGGCGAGGGGGAAAGGTGACCCTGTTAATTAGACCATTAATCTCATGACAGCATGCATCAGATGACAGCGGCCACAGCTAAGCACAAACACTACTCTTTTCTCATGAAGAACACATCCAAAAGTAGACTTCTTTCCTGGGGACAGTAACATGGTTGCATGCATGAAGGGCAACATATTAAGGTGGAAAAAAGGAATAGATTTACTCTGAAAGCTCAGTATATCTCCCAGAGTCTAAGCTATTAACTTAGTCTTATGGGCAGAGGGGGATGACATGGATgagaagcagcagagctggggctgCATCTGTCCATGTAGGGGGACAGAAGATCTGCACCTATACATCCAAGGAGTGGCTGTCTGTCCCAGCAACGCTGAAGAATTTAGGCCTGGACAACCAGCTCTCAGCTGCACAGTATTATAGACTCATTCGTTTTCTGTGTTAGTAGACTGTCAACCATCCAATCCAACTCCCTTACTTAGGGGGACCAGTAAACACCTAGTTTGAGACACATAGGATGGAATTCTAATAATTCAATAAATGTCTCGGAATGTCAACATCTGAGTTGTGACTTATGGGAGAGATTCTTCAGCTACTGTGGCTAGGCAACTGTTAACCAATTAAGTGGATTATACTAGGTCCTTATGCCACCTAACAGGATGTTAATATCTCTCAGCAGACGGTACAAGTATAGACAGCTTCCTCTTGCATCTGGGTCCTCTTTATCCACTCCGTTTCACCTTGGAAGCCAAGGAAGAGAGGTGAACAGAAAAAAAGCCCAACGCAAAAGCTGATGCAGGGAGAAGCCTGGCTTCCAGTGCGAGCTGTTAGTAACTTGCTGTTTTCTCTTGACAACTTCTCATCAACTTCCGTTTATTTCCTCGTTTGTAAAACGGAGGACTTCTTCTAGGTGAGGGTGGTCCCTTCTAGACTAATCCCGTAGGTTTGATCATCACAATTTCTGCCCAGCCAGGCACGCTCCTTTGGGCAGCGGGATAGCCCGGGCGTATTTTCGAGGCTTTCCGGGTCTTCCTTAACCCTTCCTCCAGGAGTTGAGCTGGGTATCTCCAGCCCCTAGGAAGCCACTGGTCGGCTCGGACTCCAGATTGTCGGGGGTCCCCCAGCCTTCGCAGCTGGAATGGCATCCACAATCCCTTCTGCGGCAACGACCCCTCTGTACACTGGCCTCAGGCATCACCGTGCCTCCCGCTCCCCCTAGTCCCCACGGTCCTCAAAGCTTTGAGCTCGCTTGCTCACAAGTCCAACTTGCACACATTAACTTCTACCCTTGCAACCGCTTGGAGCCGGCCGAGCGCGGTGCGCTCGCATTCTTTTATCTCAGTCTCAAAAAGTTCCAGTTCACCCGCCTCCTCCTTAGCGAAGGGGGGGGGGGCGGCCTTCTTCTCGCCCATACTATTGGTAGGTAGAGCCGTCCCTCAGAGAAGAGGCCGGGCCAGGTTCCCTTGGGAGGATCTAATTGGCCTTCTTGACAGTCACTCGCCTATATCTGGCTTGCGATTGGTCCTCGTTGGACGAGGCTCAGGGTTTGCCTTTCTCGGCCTCCAGCCCCGCAGAGTGGAGCCCCGGGCGTCTCCGCCTCCTGATTGGACCTGATTGGCTTCATCCCCACTCCTGAGATTTGTGATTGGGTGCGGCTGCGCGGGGCGGGCCGGCCTGGAACCTCGGCCGTTGGCGAGCGCTCTAATCTCGTCCCCCCTCCCTTCTTCTCGCCTCACTCAGTGCCGGAGTCTTCACCCCTCCCGGCGGGTTCTGATTAGCCACTTCCGACGCGTCTCGGGGTCCCGATTGGCCCGCCGGGTCCCTGAGCCCGCTCCCTCCCCCCGGGAAGCGACTACGGCGGCTccgaggagggggaggggcaaggaGGGACGGCGGGTCCCCGTCAGTCAGGCAGCGGGAGCCGCCGGGAGCGGatggcggcggcggtggcggcccCACTCGCCGCCGGGGGTGAGGAGGCGGCGGCCACGACCTCCGTCCCAGGGTCTCCAGGTCTGCCCGGGAGCCGCAGTGCAGAGCGGGCCCTAGAGGAGGCCGTGGCCACTGGGACCCTGAACCTGTCTAACCGGCGTTTGAAGCACTTCCCCCGGGGCGCGGCTCGCAGCTACGACCTGTCAGACATCACCCAGGCTGGTGAGTGTGCAACCAGGCCCCGAGCCCGGCCGGGACCCTCGTTTGCATAGTCCCGCCCCTCGCTTGTTTCTCCCGGGCCGGGGCGTCTAGCCCGCCCCATCACCTGGCCATCGGAGTTCTGGATTCTTTGGATTTGCATAAGTCCGctaccagccccctccccactttaAGAACTACTAGACAACGAGCCCTTGCTGAACACCCAGAGTCCCTGGTCGAGCGTCGTGATAACCCCCCCACCCGCCCTCTGCTGCtctttatttgcatatctgagcaCCTGTAGAATGGTCCCGCCCCTAACCTGGTTGGCTTATTTGCGTGATCTCTTCAACCTTAGTTCTGGTCATTCCGTAAAGCAGTCCCCgaaaccgcccccccccccccgactcctttctctttcttcgtttccaactctttcccCTGTTCCACCGAGAAACGAGCAGCCCCAGGCCCCCGCTTCCCATAGATTTGCCCCTGACAACCCCAAGTTTGTGTCCTTCGCTTGGTAGTCCCGCCCCCTAAGGCTGCTGCCTCTCTCCACTCTTCACCCAGCCTGCCTGTGGAAAAGAAGCAAatctcccacctcccccaacTCTTTTCTGCGCGAGTTCTTCCTCCCATTATCCTAACCCCTTTATCTgagactcctcctcctccttgcgTGTGTGAGGTCACTGTGGAGCCTGTGATCTCATAGAGACCCTAGAATTCCCATTTCAGTTTCTGCTTTTCCCCAGGGGGGAGGGACTTGAGGCAGTTGCTGAAAGGAAGGAAATCTTAGCTAGAGACGGTCCCCACTGCccttcccactcccccacccctagGATCCCTCTAATCATGCGCCCTCCACCCTGGTGTCTGTTGATGGTAGGGTGTAGGGGACTCCACTGTGACAGGTGAGTCAGGCCTCAGCTGCTCAGAAGGCCGACGCTGACCTTGGGCTGGCAGCTGGGAGGGTGGGGATTGGGAGAGGGGCGGAGGACCGCATTCCCAAAGCCCCACCC from Bos javanicus breed banteng chromosome 25, ARS-OSU_banteng_1.0, whole genome shotgun sequence harbors:
- the FBXO24 gene encoding F-box only protein 24 isoform X1 — translated: MVRRSRSRKLQKLTGLCRREEGLRVKRSCPSCGPSEPGGEEKKGRGNPVSVQLFPPELVEHIISFLPVRDVVALGQTCHYFHQVCDAESVWRRICHRLSPRLREQGSGVRPWKRAAILNYTKGLYFQAFGGRRRCLSKSVAPQLAHGYRRFLPTKDHVFILDYAGTLFFLKNALVSSTLGQIQWKRACRYIVLCRGAKDFASDPRCDTVYRKYLYVLATREQPGVVGTTSSRACDCVEVYLQSSGQRVFKMTFHHSMSFKQIVLVGQETQRALLLLTEEGKIYSLVVNETQLDQPRSYTVQLALRKVSRCLPHLRVACMASNQSSTLYITDQGGVYFEVHTPGVYRDLFGTLQAFDPLDQQMPLALSLPAKILFCALGYNHLGLVDEFGRIFMQGNNRYGQLGTGDKMDRGEPTQVHYLQRPIALWCGLNHSLVLSQGSDFSKELLGCGCGAGGRLPGWPKGSASFVKLHIKVPLCACSLCSTRECLYMLSSHDIEHHPAYRDLPASKAVGTPEPSLGAGAPQDPGGVAWACEEYLSQIHNCPTLQDRMEKMKEIVGWMPLMAAQKDFFWEALDMLQRAAGGAGQGPPPPES
- the FBXO24 gene encoding F-box only protein 24 isoform X2, with translation MVKRSCPSCGPSEPGGEEKKGRGNPVSVQLFPPELVEHIISFLPVRDVVALGQTCHYFHQVCDAESVWRRICHRLSPRLREQGSGVRPWKRAAILNYTKGLYFQAFGGRRRCLSKSVAPQLAHGYRRFLPTKDHVFILDYAGTLFFLKNALVSSTLGQIQWKRACRYIVLCRGAKDFASDPRCDTVYRKYLYVLATREQPGVVGTTSSRACDCVEVYLQSSGQRVFKMTFHHSMSFKQIVLVGQETQRALLLLTEEGKIYSLVVNETQLDQPRSYTVQLALRKVSRCLPHLRVACMASNQSSTLYITDQGGVYFEVHTPGVYRDLFGTLQAFDPLDQQMPLALSLPAKILFCALGYNHLGLVDEFGRIFMQGNNRYGQLGTGDKMDRGEPTQVHYLQRPIALWCGLNHSLVLSQGSDFSKELLGCGCGAGGRLPGWPKGSASFVKLHIKVPLCACSLCSTRECLYMLSSHDIEHHPAYRDLPASKAVGTPEPSLGAGAPQDPGGVAWACEEYLSQIHNCPTLQDRMEKMKEIVGWMPLMAAQKDFFWEALDMLQRAAGGAGQGPPPPES
- the FBXO24 gene encoding F-box only protein 24 isoform X3 gives rise to the protein MVRRSRSRKLQKLTGLCRREEGLRVKRSCPSCGPSEPGGEEKKGRGNPVSVQLFPPELVEHIISFLPVRDVVALGQTCHYFHQVCDAESVWRRICHRLSPRLREQGSGVRPWKRAAILNYTKGLYFQAFGGRRRCLSKSVAPQLAHGYRRFLPTKDHVFILDYAGTLFFLKNALVSSTLGQIQWKRACRYIVLCRGAKDFASDPRCDTVYRKYLYVLATREQPGVVGTTSSRACDCVEVYLQSSGQRVFKMTFHHSMSFKQIVLVGQETQRALLLLTEEGKIYSLVVNETQLDQPRSYTVQLALRKVSRCLPHLRVACMASNQSSTLYITAFDPLDQQMPLALSLPAKILFCALGYNHLGLVDEFGRIFMQGNNRYGQLGTGDKMDRGEPTQVHYLQRPIALWCGLNHSLVLSQGSDFSKELLGCGCGAGGRLPGWPKGSASFVKLHIKVPLCACSLCSTRECLYMLSSHDIEHHPAYRDLPASKAVGTPEPSLGAGAPQDPGGVAWACEEYLSQIHNCPTLQDRMEKMKEIVGWMPLMAAQKDFFWEALDMLQRAAGGAGQGPPPPES